A section of the Tamandua tetradactyla isolate mTamTet1 chromosome 4, mTamTet1.pri, whole genome shotgun sequence genome encodes:
- the LOC143680349 gene encoding olfactory receptor 2T8-like gives MENRNHTSDFILLGLFNHTRAHFFLFVMMLTIAFISLLVNALMILLIHWDHRLHKPMYFLLSQLSLMDMMLVYTVVPKMAADYLTGKMFISPVGCGFQIFLFLTLGGGECFLLAVMSYDRYVAVCHPLRYPILMSWKVCLRMIWGSWILGAADGLMQAAATLSFPYCKSHEIDHYFCEAPMLLHLACADTSVFEYAMYVCCVLMLLVPISLILISYSLILAAVLNMQSTEVRKKAFATCSSHLAVVGLFYGASTFIYMSSKSYTSANYDKIVSTFYTIFTPALNPLIYSLRNNDVKGALTKCMGQCVALNHN, from the coding sequence ATGGAAAACAGAAACCATACCTCAGATTTCATTCTGCTAGGACTCTTTAATCATACAAGAGCCCACTTCTTCCTCTTTGTGATGATGCTGACAATTGCCTTCATCTCACTTCTGGTCAATGCCCTCATGATCCTCCTGATCCACTGGGACCACCGCCTTCACAAGCCCATGTATTTCCTACTGAGCCAACTATCCCTCATGGACATGATGCTGGTTTACACCGTTGTGCCCAAAATGGCTGCTGATTACTTGACTGGCAAAATGTTCATCTCCCCTGTGGGTTGTGGATTCCAGATCTTTCTCTTCCTCACACTGGGGGGTGGAGAGTGCTTCCTCCTGGCAGTCatgtcctatgaccgctatgtggctgTATGTCACCCTCTGCGATATCCCATCCTCATGAGCTGGAAAGTATGCCTGAGAATGATTTGGGGGTCTTGGATTCTTGGAGCAGCTGATGGTCTCATGCAGGCTGCTGCTACCCTGAGCTTCCCATATTGCAAGTCACATGAGATTGATCATTATTTTTGTGAGGCTCCTATGCTGTTGCACTTGGCTTGTGCAGACACTTCTGTCTTTGAGTATGCCATGTATGTCTGCTGTGTATTAATGCTTCTAGTCCCAATATCATTGATTCTGATTTCCTATAGTCTCATCCTAGCTGCTGTTCTCAACATGCAATCCACAGAAGTTCGCAAGAAGGCTTTTGCCACCTGCTCATCACATTTGGCTGTGGTGGGACTCTTTTATGGAGCTagtacatttatttatatgagCTCCAAGTCATACACATCAGCTAACTATGACAAGATTGTATCGACATTTTATACTATCTTTACCCCTGCACTGAATCCCCTTATCTATAGTTTGAGGAACAATGATGTGAAAGGAGCCTTGACAAAGTGTATGGGTCAATGTGTTGCCTTAAATCATAACTAA